In one Ornithinimicrobium pratense genomic region, the following are encoded:
- a CDS encoding penicillin acylase family protein, protein MSRPLWQRLAVPIAAILVVVVVATAVVGVGLTRRAFPQTSGELELPGLTAEVEVLRDGQGIPRIYADTPEDLFRAQGFVAAQDRFFQMDLRRHVVSGRLSELVGEGGVETDQVIRTLGWRRVAEEELALLSPETRSYLQAYASGVNAYIDSRGGPSTMSLEYLALAQNAPGYQIRPWDAVDSLAWLKAMAWDLRGNYQEELTRGRLVGRVPLNQLGTLYPAYPHEQHPPILSRGIGPPQTRRRPPAAAPAAAPSGRVLSCRRVRTPLTWPG, encoded by the coding sequence GTGTCCCGCCCCCTCTGGCAGCGTCTTGCCGTGCCGATCGCGGCCATTCTCGTGGTCGTGGTCGTCGCCACCGCCGTCGTCGGGGTGGGGCTGACCAGACGGGCCTTCCCGCAGACGAGCGGTGAGCTGGAGCTGCCCGGGCTGACCGCAGAGGTGGAGGTCCTGCGCGACGGGCAGGGCATCCCGCGCATCTATGCCGACACCCCCGAGGATCTCTTCCGCGCCCAGGGGTTCGTCGCCGCCCAGGACCGGTTCTTCCAGATGGACCTGCGCCGGCACGTCGTCAGCGGCCGGCTCTCCGAGCTCGTCGGGGAGGGCGGGGTCGAGACCGACCAGGTGATCCGCACCCTGGGCTGGCGCCGAGTCGCAGAGGAGGAGCTCGCGCTGCTCTCGCCGGAGACCCGGTCCTACCTGCAGGCCTATGCCTCCGGTGTCAACGCCTATATCGACTCCCGCGGCGGGCCTTCCACGATGAGCTTGGAGTACCTGGCTCTGGCGCAGAATGCGCCCGGCTACCAGATTCGTCCCTGGGACGCGGTCGACTCCCTGGCTTGGCTCAAGGCCATGGCCTGGGACTTGCGCGGCAACTACCAGGAGGAGCTGACCCGGGGCCGGCTGGTCGGGCGGGTCCCGCTGAACCAGCTGGGCACCCTCTACCCGGCGTACCCCCACGAGCAGCACCCGCCGATCCTGTCGCGGGGGATTGGACCGCCCCAGACGCGCCGCCGCCCTCCAGCGGCAGCTCCCGCGGCGGCACCATCGGGCCGGGTCCTCTCGTGCCGTCGGGTCAGGACCCCGCTGACGTGGCCCGGCTGA
- a CDS encoding penicillin acylase family protein, protein MPSGQDPADVARLNPPQPTQTPAGPPTQQWLAQGTDSLDDTLLALAQVPQLLGQGEGVGSNSWVVSGEHTSTGMPLLANDPHLGLSQPGVWMQVGLHCRVVSEACPFDVSGFTFAGFPGVIIGQNHRIAWGLTNLDPDVTDFYLEETRGDLVRREGDFVPMRVREEVIRVAGGDEVPIRIRESTHGPIVSDVLDDVAEMGANGPLDGVQTSRRFEVALAWTGLEPSTTADAVFGINKATGWDEFRDAARSFAAPAQNLVYADVEGNIGYQAPGLVPIRESATHGTPPGFYPAPGWDPTYAWNGWVDFEDLPHSHNPEDGIIVTANQAVTHGTRPFLTSEYAMGYRSTRILELLHERLEEGPLTPADMAQIQLDDTSPFALSVVPYLLDVELEGAFYTEPQQMLRDWDGASPAEGEQSAAAAYFNAVFANLLTAVFDDELPPDLAVTGNSRSMLILEGLLADPTSVWWDDKRTPGVVETRDEVIRAALVQAREDLTRDISKDPSKWTWGQLHRAMLRHEVLGSGDVPALVRGVFNSPQLPVAGNTSVVNAMSWDASTGTFEVTAGPSMRMVADLADRDTSVWVNQTGTSGHAFHPHYSDQTSAWVSGETYPWAVTREAVEEGVEQTLLLVPAPAG, encoded by the coding sequence GTGCCGTCGGGTCAGGACCCCGCTGACGTGGCCCGGCTGAACCCGCCCCAGCCGACCCAGACACCGGCCGGCCCGCCGACCCAGCAGTGGCTGGCTCAGGGGACGGACTCGTTGGACGACACCCTGCTGGCGCTGGCGCAGGTCCCCCAGCTGCTCGGTCAGGGGGAGGGGGTCGGTTCCAACTCCTGGGTGGTCTCGGGCGAGCACACCAGCACCGGTATGCCGCTGCTGGCCAACGACCCCCACCTGGGCCTGTCCCAGCCCGGGGTGTGGATGCAGGTCGGTCTGCACTGCCGCGTGGTCAGCGAGGCCTGCCCCTTCGACGTCTCCGGGTTCACCTTCGCCGGCTTCCCGGGCGTCATCATCGGCCAGAACCACCGGATCGCATGGGGCCTGACCAACCTGGACCCCGACGTCACCGACTTCTACCTCGAGGAGACCCGGGGCGACCTGGTGCGCCGCGAGGGCGACTTCGTGCCGATGCGGGTCCGGGAGGAGGTCATCCGGGTCGCGGGCGGGGACGAGGTGCCGATCCGGATCCGGGAGAGCACGCACGGTCCGATCGTCTCCGACGTGCTCGACGACGTCGCCGAGATGGGCGCCAACGGGCCGCTGGACGGGGTACAGACCTCGCGCCGCTTCGAGGTCGCCCTGGCCTGGACCGGGCTGGAGCCCAGCACCACGGCTGATGCGGTGTTCGGGATCAACAAGGCCACCGGGTGGGATGAGTTCCGCGACGCGGCCAGGTCTTTCGCCGCGCCGGCCCAGAACCTGGTCTACGCCGACGTCGAGGGGAACATCGGCTACCAGGCCCCTGGCCTGGTCCCGATCCGGGAGAGCGCCACCCACGGCACCCCTCCCGGTTTCTACCCCGCCCCCGGCTGGGACCCCACCTACGCCTGGAACGGCTGGGTCGACTTTGAGGACCTGCCGCACAGCCACAACCCCGAGGACGGGATCATCGTCACCGCCAACCAGGCGGTGACCCACGGCACCAGGCCGTTCCTGACCAGTGAGTACGCCATGGGTTACCGCTCCACCCGCATCCTGGAGCTGCTCCACGAGCGGCTCGAGGAAGGTCCGCTTACCCCGGCGGACATGGCGCAGATCCAGCTGGACGACACCAGCCCTTTCGCGTTGTCCGTGGTGCCCTACCTGCTGGACGTCGAGCTCGAGGGCGCGTTCTACACCGAGCCGCAGCAGATGCTGCGCGACTGGGACGGAGCCTCGCCGGCGGAGGGGGAGCAGTCCGCCGCGGCGGCCTACTTCAACGCCGTCTTCGCCAACCTGCTCACCGCGGTCTTCGACGACGAGCTGCCGCCCGACCTGGCGGTCACCGGCAACTCCCGCTCGATGCTCATCCTGGAGGGCCTGCTGGCCGACCCCACCAGCGTGTGGTGGGACGACAAGCGCACACCGGGGGTGGTGGAGACTCGCGACGAGGTCATCCGCGCCGCCCTGGTGCAGGCGCGCGAGGACCTCACCCGGGACATCTCCAAGGACCCGTCCAAGTGGACGTGGGGGCAGCTGCACCGAGCCATGCTGCGGCACGAGGTGCTCGGGTCGGGCGACGTCCCCGCCCTGGTGCGGGGCGTCTTCAACAGCCCGCAGCTGCCCGTGGCGGGCAACACCTCCGTGGTCAACGCGATGAGCTGGGACGCCAGCACCGGCACCTTCGAGGTCACCGCCGGCCCGTCTATGCGGATGGTCGCCGACCTCGCCGACCGTGACACCTCAGTCTGGGTCAACCAGACCGGGACCTCCGGCCACGCCTTCCACCCCCACTACTCCGACCAGACCAGCGCCTGGGTGTCGGGGGAGACCTATCCGTGGGCGGTCACCCGCGAGGCCGTGGAGGAAGGCGTCGAGCAGACGTTGCTGCTGGTCCCGGCCCCGGCAGGCTGA
- a CDS encoding 5-formyltetrahydrofolate cyclo-ligase has translation MSRPLLPRYQPTGDVVADKATWRSLVRAARRELVDGWSEADRAARAEALAQAGLQWVQEHAARAGLGLDRLTVTAFEPMRTEPPAQRLTGALRQAGARVLVPITLARPRLDWADLADPTRGPLGEAVLAQVDVALIPGLAVSEAGVRLGQGGGYYDHTLPRLHNLTAARRVPVVVVLHDHEVVPQVPADEHDAVVDAVLRPGTGVVGLGR, from the coding sequence GTGAGCCGACCTCTTCTACCCCGCTACCAGCCCACCGGTGACGTGGTCGCCGACAAGGCGACCTGGCGCTCGCTGGTGCGCGCCGCCCGCCGCGAACTCGTCGATGGCTGGTCGGAGGCTGACCGCGCGGCTCGAGCAGAGGCCCTGGCCCAGGCCGGGCTGCAGTGGGTGCAGGAGCATGCCGCACGCGCGGGGCTGGGCCTGGACCGGCTCACCGTCACCGCGTTCGAGCCGATGCGCACCGAGCCGCCCGCGCAGCGGCTGACCGGTGCGTTGCGGCAGGCGGGGGCACGGGTGCTGGTGCCGATCACTCTGGCCCGACCCCGGCTGGACTGGGCCGACCTCGCCGACCCCACCCGCGGCCCCCTCGGCGAGGCGGTGCTCGCGCAGGTCGACGTCGCCCTGATCCCCGGGCTGGCGGTCTCCGAGGCGGGGGTCCGGCTGGGCCAGGGCGGGGGCTACTACGACCACACCCTGCCCCGGCTGCACAACCTCACCGCTGCCCGGCGGGTGCCGGTCGTCGTCGTGCTGCACGACCACGAGGTCGTGCCGCAGGTGCCCGCGGACGAGCACGACGCCGTCGTGGACGCGGTCCTGCGCCCCGGGACCGGCGTGGTCGGGCTGGGCCGGTAG
- the glp gene encoding gephyrin-like molybdotransferase Glp, translated as MITVEEHLERILAQIEPVDAVTLPVPRTLGMVTTADVLSQAELPRFDNSSMDGYAVRRADLEGASAEHPVMLPVVADIAAGDPASQPLAPGQVMRIMTGAPVPPGADTVVRLEDTDGHEREPQFRTQPEEGANIRRAGEDVRPGDLLVPRRTRIGPAQIAVLVSAGVHEVEVVGPVRVAVLSTGDELVPVGEPVGPGQIVDSNGPMLEALVREAGAEVVHVGRLGDVEGQTTRQINARLEDADLIITTGGVSKGAFDIVKKVLTGQGSMEFVEVAMQPGKPQGFGVLGRRHVPVFTLPGNPVSALVSFEVFVRPALESRGGRRVSQHTATGLATESWSSASDRRTYTRVRVSRDSGGAYAVTPAGGPGSHLLGGLAQADALAVSDPETVEVSAGSEVDLILLRPRREIEGRLEDESTQEAGQS; from the coding sequence ATGATCACCGTCGAGGAGCACCTCGAGCGCATCCTGGCCCAGATCGAGCCGGTCGACGCCGTCACCCTGCCGGTGCCGCGCACCCTGGGCATGGTCACCACGGCCGATGTGCTGAGCCAGGCTGAGCTGCCGAGGTTCGACAACTCCTCCATGGATGGGTATGCCGTCCGCCGCGCCGATCTGGAGGGGGCCAGCGCCGAGCACCCCGTGATGCTGCCCGTCGTGGCCGACATCGCCGCCGGTGACCCGGCATCCCAGCCGCTGGCCCCCGGACAGGTCATGCGCATCATGACCGGCGCGCCCGTGCCACCGGGCGCCGACACCGTCGTGCGGCTGGAGGACACCGACGGGCACGAGCGCGAGCCCCAGTTCCGCACCCAGCCCGAGGAGGGGGCCAACATCCGCCGGGCCGGGGAGGATGTGCGTCCCGGTGACCTGCTGGTGCCCCGCCGCACCCGGATCGGCCCCGCCCAGATCGCGGTGCTGGTCTCGGCCGGGGTGCACGAGGTCGAGGTGGTCGGGCCGGTACGGGTCGCCGTCCTGTCCACCGGCGATGAGCTGGTCCCGGTGGGGGAGCCGGTCGGGCCGGGCCAGATCGTTGACTCCAACGGGCCGATGCTTGAGGCCCTTGTCCGCGAGGCGGGCGCGGAGGTCGTGCACGTCGGCCGACTGGGGGACGTCGAGGGCCAGACCACCCGGCAGATCAACGCCCGTCTGGAGGACGCGGACCTGATCATCACGACCGGGGGCGTGAGCAAGGGGGCCTTCGACATCGTCAAGAAGGTGCTCACCGGGCAGGGTTCGATGGAGTTCGTCGAGGTGGCGATGCAGCCGGGCAAGCCGCAGGGCTTCGGGGTGCTGGGCCGTCGCCACGTGCCCGTCTTCACCCTGCCCGGCAACCCCGTCAGCGCCCTGGTCAGCTTCGAGGTCTTCGTCCGCCCGGCGCTGGAGAGCCGTGGGGGCCGGCGGGTGAGCCAGCACACGGCCACCGGTCTGGCCACCGAGTCCTGGTCCAGCGCGTCGGACCGCCGGACCTATACCCGGGTGCGCGTCTCGCGCGACTCCGGCGGCGCGTATGCCGTCACCCCCGCCGGCGGTCCCGGCTCACACCTGCTCGGTGGGCTGGCCCAGGCCGACGCGCTCGCGGTCTCCGACCCCGAGACAGTCGAGGTGAGCGCCGGCTCGGAGGTCGATCTCATCCTGCTGCGGCCCCGGCGCGAGATCGAAGGCCGGCTGGAGGACGAGTCGACGCAGGAGGCGGGCCAGTCGTGA
- the moaC gene encoding cyclic pyranopterin monophosphate synthase MoaC, producing MSEGERLTHLRGDGTAHMVDVSGKQVTARSATAQGRVLLSPTAVAALREGGGQVPKGDALGVARIAGIQAAKRTPDLVPLCHPLAVHGVEVDLEVVDEGVQIRATVRTADRTGVEMEALTSVSVAALALVDMIKAVDKLAVISDIRVTAKAGGRSGDWTRP from the coding sequence GTGAGCGAGGGCGAGAGGCTGACCCACCTGCGCGGGGACGGGACCGCGCACATGGTGGACGTGAGCGGCAAGCAGGTCACCGCCCGCTCCGCGACGGCGCAGGGTCGGGTGCTGTTGTCACCGACGGCCGTGGCCGCCTTGCGCGAAGGCGGTGGGCAGGTCCCCAAGGGGGACGCACTGGGCGTGGCCCGCATTGCCGGGATCCAGGCGGCCAAGCGCACTCCTGACCTGGTGCCGCTGTGCCACCCGCTGGCGGTGCATGGCGTCGAGGTCGATCTGGAGGTGGTGGACGAGGGCGTGCAGATCCGGGCCACCGTGCGCACTGCGGACCGCACCGGGGTGGAGATGGAGGCGCTGACCAGCGTCAGCGTCGCGGCCCTGGCCCTGGTCGACATGATCAAGGCGGTCGACAAGCTGGCGGTGATCAGCGACATCCGGGTCACCGCCAAGGCCGGGGGGCGCAGCGGGGACTGGACCCGACCATGA
- a CDS encoding GNAT family N-acetyltransferase yields the protein MTWRWPVALRQELPSGERLTLRPLVRKDRAEFEAVLGANAGWLRPWESTTPGTAAHGTPAVPVRPPFHRMRRSADRAARDGLHLPLVIDINDRIVGQVQLFDVLWGARRTGWAGYWLAREETGRGYATWALATLVDHALLDVGLHRIEVAIRPENTASLAVVARLSLREEGLQRGLMHVDGGWRDHRSFVVLAEELGPGGLLGRLAHSEQDGAEQGGGQGDGQGDGGGSSTGPT from the coding sequence GTGACCTGGCGCTGGCCGGTCGCCCTGCGCCAGGAGCTCCCCTCCGGTGAGCGCCTGACCCTGCGGCCGCTGGTGCGCAAGGACCGGGCCGAGTTCGAGGCCGTCCTGGGCGCCAACGCCGGCTGGCTGCGGCCCTGGGAGTCGACCACCCCGGGGACTGCCGCCCACGGCACGCCGGCCGTGCCCGTCCGGCCACCCTTCCACCGGATGCGACGCTCGGCCGATCGAGCCGCCAGGGACGGACTGCACCTGCCGCTGGTCATCGACATCAACGACCGGATCGTCGGACAGGTGCAGCTCTTCGACGTGCTCTGGGGGGCCCGGCGCACCGGGTGGGCAGGCTACTGGTTGGCCCGCGAGGAGACCGGTCGCGGCTACGCGACGTGGGCCCTGGCCACCCTGGTCGACCATGCCCTGCTCGACGTGGGCCTGCACCGGATCGAGGTGGCGATCCGGCCGGAGAACACCGCGTCGCTGGCCGTCGTCGCCCGCCTGAGCCTGCGGGAGGAAGGGCTGCAGCGTGGGCTGATGCACGTCGACGGCGGATGGCGCGACCACCGCAGCTTCGTGGTCCTCGCCGAGGAGCTGGGCCCGGGCGGGCTGCTCGGGCGGTTGGCTCATAGCGAGCAGGACGGGGCCGAGCAGGGCGGTGGGCAGGGCGATGGGCAGGGCGATGGCGGGGGCAGCTCGACCGGCCCCACCTGA
- the argF gene encoding ornithine carbamoyltransferase has product MAVNLRGRSLRSLVEESPAEIRYLLDLAYDLKRAKYAHQERQLLAGKSVALVFEKTSTRTRSAFEVAAADQGASTTFLEPSSTQIGHKESIKDTARVLGRMYDAIQYRGAEQVKVDQLIEHSGVPVYNGLTDDWHPTQMLADALTMTEHSHKQRHEISYAYLGDARGNMGHSLLLLGAKLGMDVRIGAPQERQPAAHVVRLCEQVAAETGARLTITEDPVEAVRGVDFVHTDVWVSMGEPVQAWEDRIDLLLPYQVNAQLMAATDNPEARFMHCLPAFHDMHTEVGQELMARHPELAEGLEVTDEVFESPASIVFDQAENRLHTIKALMVATLV; this is encoded by the coding sequence ATGGCCGTCAATCTGCGGGGGCGTAGCCTGCGCTCGCTCGTCGAGGAATCGCCGGCGGAGATCCGCTACCTGCTCGACCTGGCCTACGACCTCAAGCGAGCCAAGTACGCCCATCAGGAGCGTCAGCTGCTCGCCGGGAAGTCGGTCGCGCTGGTCTTTGAGAAGACCTCCACCCGGACCCGGTCCGCCTTCGAGGTCGCCGCCGCCGACCAGGGGGCCAGCACCACCTTCCTGGAGCCCTCCAGCACCCAGATCGGGCACAAGGAGTCGATCAAGGACACCGCCCGCGTGCTGGGGCGGATGTATGACGCCATCCAGTACCGTGGCGCCGAGCAGGTCAAGGTCGACCAGCTCATCGAGCACTCCGGGGTCCCGGTCTACAACGGTCTGACCGACGACTGGCACCCCACGCAGATGCTCGCCGACGCACTGACGATGACCGAGCACAGCCACAAGCAGCGGCACGAGATCTCCTACGCCTACCTGGGCGATGCCCGCGGCAACATGGGGCACTCGCTGCTCCTGCTCGGCGCCAAGCTGGGGATGGACGTGCGGATCGGGGCACCGCAGGAGCGGCAGCCCGCCGCACACGTGGTGCGCCTCTGCGAGCAGGTTGCGGCCGAGACCGGGGCCCGGCTGACCATCACCGAGGACCCGGTCGAGGCGGTGCGCGGCGTCGACTTCGTGCACACCGACGTGTGGGTGTCGATGGGGGAGCCCGTGCAGGCCTGGGAGGACCGCATCGACCTGCTGCTGCCCTACCAGGTCAACGCCCAGCTGATGGCCGCCACGGACAACCCCGAGGCCCGGTTCATGCACTGCCTGCCGGCCTTCCACGACATGCACACCGAGGTGGGTCAGGAGCTGATGGCCCGCCACCCCGAGCTGGCCGAGGGACTGGAGGTCACCGACGAGGTCTTCGAGTCCCCGGCGAGCATCGTCTTCGACCAGGCCGAGAACCGGCTGCATACGATCAAGGCGCTCATGGTCGCCACACTCGTATGA
- a CDS encoding PH domain-containing protein: MSPDTVPTDAPGSATPTGLREPAHQVSSRAVKYWVVNGLISGIIIWVVLFAIYLLIPDSWGRWAGPVIILILAANLSDVTLEPIIRYRRTRWEVTDERVFVQTGWLSRDQRIAPLSRVQTVDTHRGAIMRLFGLANVTVTTASAAGPITLPCLDSDVADRITAELARVTGQTEGDAT; this comes from the coding sequence ATGAGCCCCGACACCGTGCCGACGGACGCCCCCGGCAGCGCTACCCCGACCGGGCTGCGCGAGCCGGCGCACCAGGTCAGCTCCCGCGCGGTGAAGTACTGGGTGGTCAACGGTCTCATCAGCGGGATCATCATCTGGGTGGTGCTGTTCGCGATCTACCTGCTGATCCCCGACTCGTGGGGCCGCTGGGCGGGGCCGGTCATCATCCTCATCCTCGCTGCCAACCTCAGCGACGTGACCCTAGAGCCGATCATCCGCTACCGGCGCACCCGCTGGGAGGTCACCGACGAGCGGGTCTTCGTCCAGACCGGCTGGCTCTCCCGCGACCAGCGCATAGCGCCGCTGTCCCGGGTCCAGACGGTCGACACCCACCGGGGGGCGATCATGCGGTTGTTCGGGCTGGCCAACGTGACCGTGACCACCGCTTCGGCTGCCGGCCCCATCACCCTGCCGTGCCTGGACAGCGACGTTGCCGACCGGATCACCGCCGAGCTGGCCCGGGTCACCGGGCAGACCGAGGGCGACGCGACGTGA
- a CDS encoding PH domain-containing protein codes for MAVPLLLITLGFNRGEDGRWLIYVLGGGVIALVVGVLTWMFTRYRFTPEQLQLRTGLFSRRVLTAPLDRIRSVDIESTPIHRVLGLAKVRVGTGVDSRQIELDGLTQEQAAVLRVELLRRSQEVDHPAATAQEGSPQDTSETVRPPADEQLLARIDWSWLRFAPFSLGSLVVVAGVAGVLFQFGDDLPVDEVGLVREAWAWAVAQALLVLVAGTVLLVAVGWTLLSTASYVLNWWNLRLVREANTNIRLSRGLLTTRSQTLERAKVRGVSMGEPFLLRFVRGAELSALATGVGLGGTVKVLPPAPRAVVQSVGHELLEESGPLTMDLTGHGPRARRRIHVSQQWGSLITAALVAVPTYVLDFWWFATWPWWLPLAVLGGLALLNVLIAESAWRNLGHGLTRDHLVVQTGAVVRTRAALERAGIIGWVVHQNFFQRRLGLADLIATTAAGGESLVAPNIPLELAADLADRATPGMLDGLLA; via the coding sequence TTGGCAGTCCCGCTGCTGCTCATCACGTTGGGTTTCAACCGAGGCGAGGACGGCCGATGGCTGATCTACGTGCTCGGCGGCGGTGTCATCGCCCTGGTCGTCGGTGTGTTGACGTGGATGTTCACCCGCTACCGGTTCACCCCCGAGCAGCTGCAGCTGCGCACCGGGTTGTTCAGCCGCCGGGTGCTGACCGCACCGCTGGACAGGATCCGCAGCGTCGACATCGAGTCCACGCCCATCCACCGTGTGCTCGGCCTGGCCAAGGTCCGGGTCGGCACCGGTGTGGACTCCCGGCAGATCGAGCTGGACGGGCTGACCCAGGAGCAGGCCGCGGTGCTGCGCGTGGAGCTGCTGCGCCGCTCGCAGGAGGTGGACCACCCGGCCGCCACCGCCCAGGAGGGATCTCCGCAGGACACCTCCGAGACCGTCCGACCCCCTGCCGACGAGCAGTTGCTGGCCCGGATCGACTGGAGTTGGCTGCGGTTCGCACCGTTCTCCCTGGGCAGCCTGGTCGTGGTCGCCGGTGTGGCCGGTGTCCTCTTCCAGTTCGGCGACGACCTGCCGGTCGACGAGGTGGGGCTGGTCCGGGAGGCGTGGGCCTGGGCGGTCGCGCAGGCTCTGCTGGTCCTGGTGGCCGGGACCGTCCTGCTCGTCGCGGTGGGCTGGACGCTGCTGTCCACAGCCTCCTACGTGCTGAACTGGTGGAACCTGCGCCTGGTGCGGGAGGCCAACACCAACATCCGGCTCTCCCGTGGGCTGTTGACGACCCGCTCCCAGACGCTGGAACGGGCCAAGGTCCGCGGGGTGAGCATGGGCGAGCCGTTCCTGCTGCGCTTCGTCCGGGGCGCCGAGCTCTCCGCACTGGCCACCGGGGTGGGCCTGGGCGGGACGGTCAAGGTGCTGCCGCCGGCACCGCGCGCGGTCGTGCAGTCCGTGGGGCACGAGCTGCTCGAGGAGTCCGGGCCGCTGACCATGGATCTCACCGGTCACGGGCCACGCGCCCGCCGGCGGATCCACGTCAGCCAGCAGTGGGGCAGCCTGATCACCGCGGCCCTGGTGGCCGTGCCCACCTACGTCCTCGATTTCTGGTGGTTCGCCACCTGGCCGTGGTGGCTGCCGCTGGCGGTGCTGGGCGGGCTGGCCCTCCTCAACGTCTTGATCGCCGAGAGCGCCTGGCGCAACCTGGGCCACGGCCTGACCCGGGACCACCTCGTGGTGCAGACAGGGGCCGTGGTGCGCACCCGAGCGGCGCTGGAACGCGCCGGCATCATCGGCTGGGTGGTGCACCAGAACTTCTTCCAGCGCCGCCTCGGGTTGGCCGACCTCATTGCCACCACCGCGGCCGGTGGCGAGAGTCTGGTCGCCCCGAACATCCCGTTGGAGCTGGCAGCGGACCTGGCCGACCGGGCCACCCCGGGAATGCTGGACGGTCTGCTGGCGTAG
- a CDS encoding tetratricopeptide repeat protein: MGDFDWIQLSDDEHLDDHARYDRATFAFETKDYGRAAQLLQPLAQAEPGNGAVALLLARSYYHAARLGPAEKVARDIIERWPSEAYAHLLLARTLQRAGRAEEGARHLKIAEAMGLDT, from the coding sequence ATGGGTGACTTCGACTGGATCCAGCTCTCCGACGACGAGCACCTGGACGACCATGCCCGGTACGACCGCGCCACCTTCGCCTTCGAAACCAAGGACTACGGGAGGGCGGCCCAGCTGCTTCAGCCGCTGGCGCAGGCCGAGCCCGGCAACGGCGCGGTGGCTCTCCTGCTGGCTCGCAGCTACTACCACGCGGCCCGGCTCGGGCCGGCCGAGAAGGTGGCCCGCGACATCATCGAGCGGTGGCCCAGCGAGGCCTACGCCCACCTTCTCCTGGCCCGGACGCTGCAACGGGCCGGTCGCGCCGAGGAGGGCGCGCGGCACCTGAAGATCGCCGAGGCGATGGGCCTGGACACCTGA
- a CDS encoding dolichyl-phosphate-mannose--protein mannosyltransferase → MESLRARLLGPAPQALARQRRIAMIGIALVTVAGGVLRLWRLGYPTRLVFDETYYVKQAWSLALYGTEMDIREDLEEPDELFTQGTPDVFGDSADYVVHPPMGKWMISLGQLLLGPGDPAGWRLASAVVGTLSIAVLGLCAWLIWKNALLAISASLLLAVDGHHYAQSRIGLLDIFLMWWALLAFLFLLLDREHGRRRLALGARWSMRWWRLAAGVALGLAVGTKWSGLFFLAVFGLMTVWWDIGARRAVGERRWFTSAVVRDGIPAFLLIVPTALLTYLATWTGWFLGDRGWKRTWAEDNPATGLAGLVPDPLRSLWAYHQEQMNFHVGLANEHAWSSNPWSWTVQWRPTLFYAEWPKEGEKGCEVADCVEYVASLGTIPLWWAATLGLFIVTFQWLLGRDWRAGAALSGIVAGWLPWFLYQTRTIYSFYAVAFVPWLVLVVVSCLALVLGRESDPLRRRRWGAVLVVVYLTLNVAWFAWYWPVHTAVLLPREQWNIRMFFDFWN, encoded by the coding sequence ATGGAGTCTCTGCGGGCGCGCCTGCTCGGTCCCGCGCCCCAGGCTCTGGCACGTCAGCGCCGCATCGCGATGATCGGGATCGCGCTGGTCACCGTGGCCGGGGGCGTCCTGCGGCTGTGGCGACTCGGCTACCCGACCCGGCTGGTCTTCGACGAGACCTACTACGTTAAGCAGGCGTGGAGCCTGGCCCTGTACGGCACCGAGATGGACATCCGGGAGGACCTCGAGGAGCCGGACGAGCTGTTCACCCAGGGCACCCCTGACGTCTTCGGTGACAGCGCCGACTACGTGGTGCACCCACCCATGGGCAAGTGGATGATCTCCCTCGGTCAGCTGCTGCTGGGCCCCGGGGACCCGGCCGGGTGGCGCCTGGCCTCCGCCGTCGTCGGCACCCTGTCGATCGCGGTCCTGGGCCTGTGCGCCTGGCTGATCTGGAAGAACGCCCTCCTGGCGATCAGCGCCTCGCTGCTCCTCGCGGTCGACGGTCACCACTACGCCCAGTCCCGCATCGGCCTGCTCGACATCTTCCTCATGTGGTGGGCGCTGCTGGCTTTCCTCTTCCTTCTGCTGGACCGTGAGCATGGCCGACGACGCCTGGCGCTGGGGGCGCGGTGGAGTATGCGGTGGTGGCGGCTGGCGGCGGGGGTGGCCCTGGGGCTGGCGGTCGGCACGAAGTGGTCCGGGCTCTTCTTCCTCGCCGTCTTCGGACTGATGACCGTCTGGTGGGACATCGGCGCCCGGCGGGCCGTCGGCGAGCGCCGGTGGTTCACCTCCGCAGTGGTGCGTGACGGCATACCCGCCTTCCTGCTCATCGTGCCCACCGCCCTACTCACCTACCTGGCCACGTGGACCGGCTGGTTCCTCGGTGACCGGGGATGGAAGCGGACCTGGGCGGAGGACAACCCGGCCACCGGCCTGGCCGGCCTGGTGCCCGACCCCCTGCGCTCGCTGTGGGCCTACCACCAGGAGCAGATGAACTTCCACGTCGGGCTGGCGAACGAGCATGCGTGGAGCTCCAACCCGTGGAGCTGGACGGTGCAGTGGCGACCCACCCTCTTCTACGCCGAGTGGCCCAAGGAGGGCGAGAAGGGGTGTGAGGTCGCGGACTGCGTGGAGTACGTCGCCTCCCTGGGCACCATCCCGCTGTGGTGGGCCGCCACGCTCGGGTTGTTCATCGTGACCTTCCAGTGGCTGCTCGGCCGCGACTGGCGTGCGGGCGCCGCCCTCTCCGGCATCGTCGCCGGCTGGCTGCCGTGGTTCCTCTACCAGACCCGGACGATCTACAGCTTCTACGCCGTCGCCTTCGTGCCCTGGCTGGTGCTCGTCGTGGTCAGCTGCCTGGCCCTGGTGCTGGGCCGCGAGAGCGACCCGCTGCGCCGTCGACGCTGGGGCGCAGTGCTCGTCGTGGTGTACCTGACGCTCAACGTTGCTTGGTTCGCGTGGTACTGGCCGGTGCACACCGCGGTGCTGCTGCCGCGCGAGCAGTGGAACATCCGGATGTTCTTCGACTTCTGGAACTAG